A stretch of the Pseudopipra pipra isolate bDixPip1 chromosome 11, bDixPip1.hap1, whole genome shotgun sequence genome encodes the following:
- the CRBN gene encoding protein cereblon isoform X2, with translation MAAEEGGGEPRNNMGNHLQLVPESEEEDDNEMEVEDQDSKDAEKPNVINFDTSLPTSHMYLGSDMEEFHGRTVHDDDSCQVIPVLPHVMVMLIPGQTLPLQLFHPQEVSMVRNLIQRDRTFAVLAYSNVREREAHFGTTAEIYAYREEQEYGIETVKVKAIGRQRFKVLEIRTQSDGIQQAKVQILPERVLPSTMAAVQLQSLSRCHVCPSPKPSSWQDRAIRQWWQKYQKRKFHCASLTSWPPWLYSLYDAETLMERVKRQLHEWDENLKDESLPTNPIDFSYRVAACLPIDDALRIQLLKIGSAVQRLRCELDIMNKCTSLCCKQCQDTEITTKNEIFSLSLCGPMAAYVNPHGYIHETLTVYKACNLNLSGRPSTEHSWFPGYAWTIAQCRICGSHMGWKFTATKKEMSPQKFWGLTRSALLPRIPEGEEDSDHEGSPILCL, from the exons ATGGCCGCCGAGGAGGGAGGCGGCGAGCCGCGGAACAACATGGGGAACCACCTCCAGCTGGTGCCGG AGAGTGAGGAAGAAGATGACAATGAAATGGAAGTGGAAGACCAAGATAGTAAAGATGCAGAAAAGCCAAACGTCATTAATTTTGATACCAGTTTGCCCACATCACATATG TACTTAGGCTCCGACATGGAGGAGTTCCACGGGAGGACGGTCCACGACGACGACAGCTGCCAGGTGATCCCGGTGCTGCCCCACGTGATGGTGATGCTGATCCCGGGGCAGACGCTGCCCCTGCAGCTCTTCCACCCGCAGGAGGTCAGCATGGTGCGCAACTTAATCCAGAGGGACAGGACCTTCGCCGTGCTCGCCTACAG TAACGTACGTGAAAGGGAAGCACATTTTGGAACAACAGCAGAAATCTATGCCTACAGAGAAGAGCAGGAATATGGAATTGAAACAGTCAAGGTGAAAGCAATAGGAAGGCAGAGGTTCAAGGTGCTTGAAATAAGAACACAGTCAGATGG aATCCAGCAGGCCAAAGTGCAGATCCTTCCCGAGCGAGTGCTGCCCTCCACGATGgcagcagtgcagctgcagtCCCTCAGCAGGTGCCACGTGTGCCCCTCTCCCAAGCCTTCCTCCTGGCAGGACCGAGCCATCCGGCAGTGGTGGCAGAAGTACCAGAAG AGGAAGTTCCACTGTGCCAGTTTGACATCTTGGCCTCCCTGGCTCTACTCTCTGTATGATGCT GAAACCTTGATGGAAAGAGTCAAGAGGCAGCTACATGAATGGGATGAAAACCTTAAAGATGAATCTCTTCCAACAAACCCAATAG atttttcttACAGAgttgctgcctgcctgcccatTGATGATGCTTTACGTATCCAGCTGCTCAAAATAGGCAGTGCTGTGCAGAGACTCCGCTGTGAGTTAGACATCATGAACAAA tGTACATCTCTCTGTTGTAAGCAATGCCAAGACACAGAAATAACTACCAAGAATGAAATATTCAG CTTATCCTTGTGTGGCCCCATGGCAGCCTATGTGAATCCCCATGGATACATCCATGAAACCCTCACTGTATATAAAGCCTGCAATTTGAATCTCAGTGGACGGCCctccacagagcacagctggttCCCTGG GTATGCCTGGACTATAGCCCAGTGCAGGATCTGTGGGAGCCACATGGGCTGGAAGTTCACAGCCACCAAGAAGGAAATGTCCCCTCAGAAGTTCTGGGGGCTGACACGCTCCGCTCTCCTGCCCCGCATCCCAGAGGGGGAGGAAGACTCCGACCACGAGGGCTCCCCGATCCTCTGCCTGTGA
- the CRBN gene encoding protein cereblon isoform X3, with protein sequence MEVEDQDSKDAEKPNVINFDTSLPTSHMYLGSDMEEFHGRTVHDDDSCQVIPVLPHVMVMLIPGQTLPLQLFHPQEVSMVRNLIQRDRTFAVLAYSNVREREAHFGTTAEIYAYREEQEYGIETVKVKAIGRQRFKVLEIRTQSDGIQQAKVQILPERVLPSTMAAVQLQSLSRCHVCPSPKPSSWQDRAIRQWWQKYQKRKFHCASLTSWPPWLYSLYDAETLMERVKRQLHEWDENLKDESLPTNPIDFSYRVAACLPIDDALRIQLLKIGSAVQRLRCELDIMNKCTSLCCKQCQDTEITTKNEIFSLSLCGPMAAYVNPHGYIHETLTVYKACNLNLSGRPSTEHSWFPGYAWTIAQCRICGSHMGWKFTATKKEMSPQKFWGLTRSALLPRIPEGEEDSDHEGSPILCL encoded by the exons ATGGAAGTGGAAGACCAAGATAGTAAAGATGCAGAAAAGCCAAACGTCATTAATTTTGATACCAGTTTGCCCACATCACATATG TACTTAGGCTCCGACATGGAGGAGTTCCACGGGAGGACGGTCCACGACGACGACAGCTGCCAGGTGATCCCGGTGCTGCCCCACGTGATGGTGATGCTGATCCCGGGGCAGACGCTGCCCCTGCAGCTCTTCCACCCGCAGGAGGTCAGCATGGTGCGCAACTTAATCCAGAGGGACAGGACCTTCGCCGTGCTCGCCTACAG TAACGTACGTGAAAGGGAAGCACATTTTGGAACAACAGCAGAAATCTATGCCTACAGAGAAGAGCAGGAATATGGAATTGAAACAGTCAAGGTGAAAGCAATAGGAAGGCAGAGGTTCAAGGTGCTTGAAATAAGAACACAGTCAGATGG aATCCAGCAGGCCAAAGTGCAGATCCTTCCCGAGCGAGTGCTGCCCTCCACGATGgcagcagtgcagctgcagtCCCTCAGCAGGTGCCACGTGTGCCCCTCTCCCAAGCCTTCCTCCTGGCAGGACCGAGCCATCCGGCAGTGGTGGCAGAAGTACCAGAAG AGGAAGTTCCACTGTGCCAGTTTGACATCTTGGCCTCCCTGGCTCTACTCTCTGTATGATGCT GAAACCTTGATGGAAAGAGTCAAGAGGCAGCTACATGAATGGGATGAAAACCTTAAAGATGAATCTCTTCCAACAAACCCAATAG atttttcttACAGAgttgctgcctgcctgcccatTGATGATGCTTTACGTATCCAGCTGCTCAAAATAGGCAGTGCTGTGCAGAGACTCCGCTGTGAGTTAGACATCATGAACAAA tGTACATCTCTCTGTTGTAAGCAATGCCAAGACACAGAAATAACTACCAAGAATGAAATATTCAG CTTATCCTTGTGTGGCCCCATGGCAGCCTATGTGAATCCCCATGGATACATCCATGAAACCCTCACTGTATATAAAGCCTGCAATTTGAATCTCAGTGGACGGCCctccacagagcacagctggttCCCTGG GTATGCCTGGACTATAGCCCAGTGCAGGATCTGTGGGAGCCACATGGGCTGGAAGTTCACAGCCACCAAGAAGGAAATGTCCCCTCAGAAGTTCTGGGGGCTGACACGCTCCGCTCTCCTGCCCCGCATCCCAGAGGGGGAGGAAGACTCCGACCACGAGGGCTCCCCGATCCTCTGCCTGTGA
- the CRBN gene encoding protein cereblon isoform X1 — translation MAAEEGGGEPRNNMGNHLQLVPAESEEEDDNEMEVEDQDSKDAEKPNVINFDTSLPTSHMYLGSDMEEFHGRTVHDDDSCQVIPVLPHVMVMLIPGQTLPLQLFHPQEVSMVRNLIQRDRTFAVLAYSNVREREAHFGTTAEIYAYREEQEYGIETVKVKAIGRQRFKVLEIRTQSDGIQQAKVQILPERVLPSTMAAVQLQSLSRCHVCPSPKPSSWQDRAIRQWWQKYQKRKFHCASLTSWPPWLYSLYDAETLMERVKRQLHEWDENLKDESLPTNPIDFSYRVAACLPIDDALRIQLLKIGSAVQRLRCELDIMNKCTSLCCKQCQDTEITTKNEIFSLSLCGPMAAYVNPHGYIHETLTVYKACNLNLSGRPSTEHSWFPGYAWTIAQCRICGSHMGWKFTATKKEMSPQKFWGLTRSALLPRIPEGEEDSDHEGSPILCL, via the exons ATGGCCGCCGAGGAGGGAGGCGGCGAGCCGCGGAACAACATGGGGAACCACCTCCAGCTGGTGCCGG CAGAGAGTGAGGAAGAAGATGACAATGAAATGGAAGTGGAAGACCAAGATAGTAAAGATGCAGAAAAGCCAAACGTCATTAATTTTGATACCAGTTTGCCCACATCACATATG TACTTAGGCTCCGACATGGAGGAGTTCCACGGGAGGACGGTCCACGACGACGACAGCTGCCAGGTGATCCCGGTGCTGCCCCACGTGATGGTGATGCTGATCCCGGGGCAGACGCTGCCCCTGCAGCTCTTCCACCCGCAGGAGGTCAGCATGGTGCGCAACTTAATCCAGAGGGACAGGACCTTCGCCGTGCTCGCCTACAG TAACGTACGTGAAAGGGAAGCACATTTTGGAACAACAGCAGAAATCTATGCCTACAGAGAAGAGCAGGAATATGGAATTGAAACAGTCAAGGTGAAAGCAATAGGAAGGCAGAGGTTCAAGGTGCTTGAAATAAGAACACAGTCAGATGG aATCCAGCAGGCCAAAGTGCAGATCCTTCCCGAGCGAGTGCTGCCCTCCACGATGgcagcagtgcagctgcagtCCCTCAGCAGGTGCCACGTGTGCCCCTCTCCCAAGCCTTCCTCCTGGCAGGACCGAGCCATCCGGCAGTGGTGGCAGAAGTACCAGAAG AGGAAGTTCCACTGTGCCAGTTTGACATCTTGGCCTCCCTGGCTCTACTCTCTGTATGATGCT GAAACCTTGATGGAAAGAGTCAAGAGGCAGCTACATGAATGGGATGAAAACCTTAAAGATGAATCTCTTCCAACAAACCCAATAG atttttcttACAGAgttgctgcctgcctgcccatTGATGATGCTTTACGTATCCAGCTGCTCAAAATAGGCAGTGCTGTGCAGAGACTCCGCTGTGAGTTAGACATCATGAACAAA tGTACATCTCTCTGTTGTAAGCAATGCCAAGACACAGAAATAACTACCAAGAATGAAATATTCAG CTTATCCTTGTGTGGCCCCATGGCAGCCTATGTGAATCCCCATGGATACATCCATGAAACCCTCACTGTATATAAAGCCTGCAATTTGAATCTCAGTGGACGGCCctccacagagcacagctggttCCCTGG GTATGCCTGGACTATAGCCCAGTGCAGGATCTGTGGGAGCCACATGGGCTGGAAGTTCACAGCCACCAAGAAGGAAATGTCCCCTCAGAAGTTCTGGGGGCTGACACGCTCCGCTCTCCTGCCCCGCATCCCAGAGGGGGAGGAAGACTCCGACCACGAGGGCTCCCCGATCCTCTGCCTGTGA